The genome window ATAGTAGGTAACACGAGTTGAACTTGAATATCTGCCACGTTCGCGTATTATAATATTGTTTTTTTCCAAGACTTTTTCAAGAAGTTCTCCTTTTAGAAATTTGTCTTCAAATTCTGACTTGAGTTCAGAACTATTAACTTTAGCAAAATTAGGATTATTTTTTATAATTTCTTCAGTTCTATCAACAATATTTTTTTGAAATTGTTCTAGGTTTTCAATTGTTATTCTACTTTGTTCGCCAAGGAATAAAAATTTATCCCTCTGCTTTTCGGGTTGATTATAAAACAAATTTAAGGCCGAAAAAGTACCGTTTTTTGTATTAAATTCTTCATAATGTTTCGCTAGTAAATTTAAAAAATAGTAAGAATTGTAATTTTCTGGATTGTTAATTCCGTCATCTTTGTTAAAAATTTGTTTAGTAAGAAAAGTAATTAAATTTCCGCAGGAAGTTAAAAAAAATGCCGGAATTAAAAGGGTTGTTCCCAAAAATTTAGTAAGAATTAGTCTATTTTTCATTATTAACCAAATAAGAAAGTGCTAATTTATCTTCAACAGAATTATCAAAAGTTACAGATTTAAATTTTTTGATATAAAGACGATAGTAGCCTGATTTTTCTGCTTTAAAATCAATTAATTCATCATTGCTTTTAATGCTTGTTGACCAAGAAACATCAACTCAATTATTATTTGAATCAAGTTTTTGCAAATACAAATCATAATCTGAAACAAAATCGCCTTTTTGATTTTCTTTAGTAGCTTTTAATTTTAAACGTTCAGAATTAATATGTGTTTCTGACCATTTGTCAAAGTCATTTTTATGTTGGTTAATCTTAGATTTAGCATCTAAAATAGCAGCGGCGCCTGCAACTGGTAAACCAATCGAAGTAAAATGCGTTAAAAATCATCATCAACTTACGTAGTTGCTCTTGTTAGGTGCGGCTACTTTATTTTTTAAAAGACCAGCATTAAACATTCAAGACAAAGAAGCCTTAATTCTGTCATTTGAATTTACTCAGAATGGTTTGCTAGTAAAAATTGTTTCCTGGTCTGATTTTTTTTGGTCTCTAATAAAGTAGGTATTTTCACTAGCTTTTAACATATTTTTAAAATCGGGAGTGCCTGACCCATATTTTTCAAAATAACCATTTCTCTTTTTAGTTAAATCACTATGATCTGGGGAAATTGCCGAAGCAGATAAAATCGCTTTTAATGCTATTACTCTATTGTTATCATTATCTAAATTTGGTTTTTCTCTTAGCAGTGTTGATATTAAGCCAGTGACAATAGGGGCTGCAAAACTAGTTCCGTTAACAAAATCATCCTTAAAATTATTAGTAACAGGATTATAAATCCGTCCGGGAGCGACGACTAAAGGTTTGGCCAATTCATTATATTGTTCGCCAGTTTTATAATTTGAATAGTCAGCAATTTTGTTTTTCGCAATTTTTCAAGGTTCAGAATTATCATCAAGCGCGCCAACAACTATAGAATTTAAAGATAATTTTTCATCATCTATTCAAGGGTGGTCTTCATATTCCTCATCAGAATATTCTCTTGCACCGTTACCCGCCGAAAAAACGTTAATAACACCATATTTTCTTGCTAAAAAATCAAGAAAAAAGGCGTTTTCTTTATAATCGTAAAAATCTTTTCCTGTGGCCCCATAACTGTGATTTATTACCCTAACATTATTGGTTTCAACCATTCATTCAATTGCTTTTTGTCACTGACTGTTAGTAGTAAATATGGACAAATAGGAAGTTGACTTGGTATCAATGCCTAGTTTGCTACCTAATATTAATGATACTAAAGTTGAATGATATGGTTCTTTTTTACCATCCTTTACATCATTCCACTTTTTAATAGATCCCAAGTCGTTAATATGAAAGTTATTAGAATTAAAATAACCCATATAATTGAAGTTAAATTCATTCTTAACTTCGATTGCGCCAACTTTTGTTTGTGGTGATTTGTAAGTTATTTTATCCTTATTAGCCTGTTCTTCAAAATTAACAATCTTAATATTTTTTAACAACGATTCTTTAAACTTGTCAATTGGAGTTTTAGGTAAATAATAGTTGTAACCATCTAGTTCATCATTATAACGATACCAACTTAAAGGCTTTATTTTTTTATCTCCTTCATTTTTATATACGATGTAACGACTAATGAACGAGTTTTCTATTGAATTTTTTACAAAAAACTCTCTATCATTCTCGGTATCAAAATAAAACCATACAATTGGTAATATTTTACTGGTCTTAGCTTCTTTGAATTTTAATCTTGATTTTTCTATTTTTTTAATAAATTCAAGATTAAAATTACTTATTTCTTTAGACTCAGTACTCAAGAAATTAGGGTTTAACAATAGTTTTAATTCGAATTGATTATCAAAATCATCAATTTTTGCCGAGTTGCTTAACTGTTTGGCAAAAGGCTCTCTTATATCGACTTTATTACTAAAATTTGAAGCATATCAATATTTTTTAGTATTAAAATTTATAAGAAAAGAGTGATATATTAAAAAAATTGATGGTCAAAACACCAATAATAAAATTATTTTTTTTAATTTCGCTAATTTCATTTTTCACACCAAATTAAAATTATTTATAAAAATTATAACATCTTTTGGCTTTTTAATTTAATTATATTCATTTTATTATCACTTTAATTTTTTATTGAAAACCCGAATTCTACTTTTAAATAAATATTTTATCATTATACTTTTATTAACGAATTATGACTAATAATCATGAGCTTTATTTATTAATAATTTTCAATATTCTAAAAAATTTTAAAATTCTCACAATAAATTATTGACCTTTTGCCACATAAAAGAAAATAAAATTAAACCAAGCCCTTAAAAGTTACTTACCATACAAAGCCCAAGTTTTATATTAGGGAAATTATTTATCCAAATCTTTTAAAATGAACATGAGAGAAAAAATTAACAGAGTGTATAATCAAAATCATAAATAAAAAACTATTTGTCTGATTTTTTCTACTAATTTAAACTTATACGTAGTTTTTTACTTTTTGTTTGTCTTTTTCTTCATATTTGTCTAAATAATTGTTTTTTAAATCTTCCATTAGTTGAAGTCGACTAACGTTTTTATCAAAAACGATATTCTTATTCTTAGGAAAAGCCAGGATTTGGAAAGCCACTTTATCAAAACTAGATTCAGGACTTCTAACAAAATTTAGTGTTAAATCCGTCTTAAAAATTGTTGTCAAAAAAATATTATTATCTTCTGTTTTTCTAAGAAGTAATTTTTCTCATTCCACTCTTTTTGGATAATTATTAGGATCCGGTATACTATGTGGAACTCATCTTCAAAATGATTCATAACCAATTCGTTCCCAAGTTTCGTAAATAAAAATATTATTATTTTTTAGAAATTCATCAAGTTTTTCGCCGTCTAGAAATTTTTGTTCAAAATCAGAAATTAGATCATTTTGGTCAATTTTTAATTTAGGATCTAATTTTAAAATTCGGTCAATAATTGTTGTCTTAAATTCGTCAATATTTCTAATAATTGCATGTTTTTTTGGTAGAAAACTGTTAGATCAAGGATTAATTTTATTTGTAATTAAATCAAGAATTTTTGGCTTTAAAGTTTTAATATTATTAATTTCTTGGCTAAAATCAATAATAATAGACATAAAAGAGGGGGATGAAGTGCTAATCTCATTTTTTGACAAATTGTACTTTTTTGCGAGTTTATTATAAATTTTTCTAGCTTCTGTTTCAATTAATATTTTCTTCTTTTCATAATCTATAATTTTATTATTATCACCAGCATAAATTTTTTCATTAATGTCCCTAAAGGTGATTGTTTTATTTTTAGGGTAGACTATAACATTAAAAAAAGGTGAATCTTTAAAAACTATAGTGGGTTCAATTAATTTTGAATCTATAATATAATTTGGTATAAATCTTGTGGCTATAATGTTTGAAAAACCATTTTCTTCAAAATAATAGTAAGTAACACGAGTTTGCCTCGAATATCTACCATGTTCGTCTATTATAATATTGTTTTTTTCTAATACTTTTTCAAGAAGCTCTCCTTTTAGAAATTTGTCTTCAAATTCTGACTTGAGTTCAGAAGTATTAACATTGGCAAAATTAGGATTATTTTTTATAATTTCTTCAGTTCTATCAACAATATTTTTTTGAAATTGCTCTAGGTTTTCAATTGTTAGTCTATCTTGTTCGCCAAGGAATCAAATATTGTCCCGTTGTTTTTCGGGTTGATTATAAAATAGATTTAAGGCTGAAAAAGTACCGTTTTTTGCATTAAATTCTTCATAATGTTTTGCTAGTAAATTTAAAAAATAGTAAGAATTGTAATTTTTTGGATTGTTAATTTCCTCATCTTTGTTAAAAATCTGTTTATTAATAAAAGAAATTAAATTTCCGCAGGAAGTTAAAAAAAACGCCGGAATTAAAAGGGTTGTTCCCAAAAATTTAGTAAGAATTAGTTTAGTTTTCATTGTGAACCAAATAAGAAAGTGCTAATTTATCTTCAACAGAATTATCAAAAGTTACAGATTTAAATTTTTTGACATAAAGCCGGTAGTTGCCTGATTTTTCCGCTTTAAAATTGATTAATTCATCATTACTTTTAGAACTTGTTGACCAAGAAACATCAACTCAATTATTATTTGAATCAAGTTTTTGCAAATACAAATCATAATCTGAAACAAAATCGCCATTTTGATTTTCTTTAGTAGTTTCTAGCTTTAAACGCTCAGAATTAATATGTGTTTCTGACCATTTGTCAAAGTCATTTTTATGTTGGTTCATCTTAGATTTAGCATCTAAAATAGCAGCGGCGCCTGCAACTGGTAAACCAATCGAAGTAAAAGGTGTTAAAAATCATCATCAACTTACGTAGTTGCTCTTGTTAGGTGCGGCTACTTTATTCTTTAAAAGACCAGCATTAAACATTCAAGATAAAGAAGCTTTAATTTTGTCGTTTGAATTTACTCAGAATGGTTTGCTAGTAAAAATTGTTTCCTGCTCTGATTTTTTTTGGTCTCTAATAAAGTAGGTATTTTCACTAGCTTTTAACATATTTTTAAAATCGGGAGTGCCTGATCCATATTTTTCAAAATAACCACTTCTCTTTATAGTTACATCACTATGATCTGGGGAAATTGCCGAAGCAGATAAAATTGCTTTTAATGCTATTAGTCTATTGTCATCATTATCTAAATTTGGTTTTTCTCTTAGGAATGTTGATATTAAACCAGTGACAATAGGAGCTGCAAAACTAGTTCCGCTAACAAAATCATCCTTAGAACTATTAGTAACAGGATTATAAATCCGTCCGGGAGCGACGACTAAAGGTTTGGCCAATTCATAATATTTTTGATCATTTTTATAATTTGAATAGTCAGCAATTTTGTTTTTGGCAATTTTTCAAGGCTCAGAATTACCATCAAGCGCGCCAACAACTATAGAATTTAAAGATAATTTTTCATCATCTATTCAAGGGTGATCCACAATTTTCCCATCATTTCTTTCCATTGCACCGTTACCTGCCGAAAAAACGTTAATAACACCATATTTTCTTGCTAAAAAATCAAGAAAAAAGGCGTTTTCTTTATAATCGTAAAAATCTTCTCCTGTGGCCCCATAACTGTGATTTATTACCCTAACATTATTGGTTTCAACCATTCATTCAATTGCTTTTTGTCATTCGCCGTTAGTAGTAAATATAGACAAATAGGAAGTTGACTTGGTATCAATGCCCAGTTTACTACCTAATATTAATGATACTAAAGTTGAATGAAGTGGTTCGTCTTCATCATCCTTTGTTGTGATTGGTTTATTTCACTTATTAGTAGATCCCAAGTCGTTAATATGAAAGTTATTAGAATTAAAATAACTCATAAAATTATAGTTAAATTCATCCTTAACTTCAATTGCGCCAACTTTTGTTTGTGGTGTTTTATAAGTTGATTTATCCTTTTTAGCCTGTTCTTCAAAATTAACAATCTTAATATTTTTTGATAATGACTCTTTAAAATTGTCAATTGGGGTTTTAGGCAAATAATAGTTGTAACTATCTAGAAATGGATCATTATAACGATACCAACTTAAAGGCTTTATTTTTTTATCTCCTTCATTTTTATATACGATGTAACGACTAATGAACGAGTTTTCTATTGAATTTTTTACAAAAAACTCTCTATCATTCTCGGTATCAAAATAAAACCATACAATTGGTAATATTTTACTGCTCTTAACTTCTTTGAATTTTAATCTTAATTTTTCTATTTTTTTAATAAATTCAAGATTAAAATTACTTATTTCTTTAGACTCAGTACTCAAGAAATTAGGGTTTAACAATAGCTTTAATTCGAATTGATTATCAAAATCATCAATTTTTGCCGAGTTACTTAACTGTTTTGCAAAAGGCTCTCTTATATCGATTTTATTACTAAAATTTGAAGCATATCAATATTTTTTAGTAATAAAATTTATAAAAAAAGGGTGATATATTAAAAAAATTGATGGCAAAAACACCAATAATAAAATTATTTTTTTAAATTTAGCTAATTTCATTTTTCAACCCTAATTAAAATTATTTATAAAAATTATAACATGTTTTGTCTTTTTAATTTAATTATATTCATTTTATTATCACTTTAATTTTTTTATTGAAAACCCGACTTCTACTTTTAAATAAATATTTTATCATTACACTTCTATTAACAAATTATGACTAATAATCATGACCTTTATTTATTAATAATTTTCAATATTCTAAAAAATTTTAAAATTTTCACAATAAATTATTGACCTTTTGCCATAAAAAAGAAAATAAAATTAAACCAGGCCCTTAAAAGTTACTTATCATATAAAAGCCCAAATTTTATATTAGGTAAATTATTTATCCAAATCTTTTAAAATGAACATGAGAGAAAAAATAAGCAAAAGTGGTGCGGTCAAAATCATAGAAAAAAATTATTTGTCTGATTTTTTCTACTAATTTAAACTTATATGTGGTTTATTGGCGCTGGTTTTCTTTTCTTTTTTCTTCATATTTATCTAAATAATTGTTTTTTAAATCTTCAATTAGTTCAAGTCGACTAACTTTTTTATCAAAAATGATATTTTTATTCTTAGGAAAAGTCAAGATTTGGAAAGCAACTTTATCAAAACTAGATTTAGGACTTCTAGCAAAATTTAGCGTTAAATCCGTTTTAAAAATTGGTGTCAAAAAAATATTATTATCTTCTGTTTTTCTAAGAACTAATTTTTCTCATTCCGCCCTTTTTGAAAAATTAGTAGGAGGTGATATGGGGTCGCGAATCAATCTTCAAAATGATTCATAACCAATTCGTTCCCAAGTTTCGTAAATAAAAATATTATTATTTTTTAGAAATTCATCAAGTTTTTCGCCGTTTAGAAATTTTTGTTCAAAATCAGAAATTAGATCATTTTGGTCAATTTTTAATTTAGGATCTAATTTTAAAATTCGGTCAATAATTGTTGTCTTAAATTCGTCAATATTTCTAATAATTGCATGTTTTTTTGGTAGAAAACTGTTAGATCAAGGATTAATTTTATTTGTAATTAAATCAAGAATTTTTGGCTTTAAAGTTTTAATATTATTAATTTCTTGGCTAAAATCGATAATTTTAAACATAAAAGAGGGGGATGAACCGCTAATCTCGTTTTTTGACAAATTGTACTTTTTTGCGAGTTTATTATAAATTTTTCTAGCTTCTGTTTCAATTAATATTTTCTTCTTTTCATAATCTATAATTTTATCATTATCACCAGCATAAATTTTTTCATCAATGCCCCTAAAGGTGATTGTTTTATTTTTAGGGTAGACTATAACATTAAAAAAAGGTGAATCTTTAAAAACTATAGTGGGTTCAATTAATTCTGCATCTATAATATAATCTGGTGTAAATCTTGTTGCTATAATGTTTGAAAAACCATTTTCTTCAAAATAATAGTAGGTAACACGAGTTGGCCTTGAATATCTGACACGTTCGCGTATTATAATATTATTTTTTTCTAAGACTTTTTCAAGAAGTTCTCCTTTTAGAAATTTGTCTTCAAATTCTGACTTGAGTTCAGAAGAATTAATTTTGGCAAAATTAGGATTATTTTTTATAATTTCTTCAGTTCTATCAACAATATTTTTTTGAAATTGTTCGAGGTTTTCAATTGTTATTCTACTTTGTTCGCCAAGGAATAAAAATTTGTCCCGTTGTTTTTCGGGTTGATTATAAAACAGATTTAAGGCTGAAAAAGTGCCGTTTTTTGCATTAAATTCTTCGTAATGTTTAGCTAGTAAATTTAAAAAATAGTAAGAATTGTAATTTTTTGGATTGTTAATTCCGTCATCTTTGTTAAAAATTTGTTTAGTAATAAAAGTAATTAAATTTCCGCAGGAAGTTAAAAAAAATGCAGGAATTAAAAGGGTTGTTCCTAAAAATTTAGTGAGAATTAGTTTAGTTTTCATTATTAACCAAATAAGAAAGTGCTAATTTATCTTCAACAGAATTATCAAAAGTTACAGATTTAAATTTTTTGACATAAAGCCGGTAGTAGCCTGATTTTTCTGCTTTAAAATTGATTAATTCATCATTGCTTTTAGAGCTTGTTGACCAAGAAACATCAACTCAATTATTATTTGAATCAAGTTTTTGCAAATACAAATCATAATCTGAAATAAAATCGCCTTTTTGATTTTCTTTAGTAGCTTCTAGCTTTAAACGTTCAGAATTAATATGTGTTTCTGACCATTTGTCAAAGTCATTTTTATGTTGGTTCATCTTAGATTTTGCATCTAAAATAGCAGCGGCGCCTGCAACTGGTAAACCAATCGAAGTAAAAGGTGTTAAAAATCATCATCAACTTACGTAGTTGCTCTTGTTAGGTGCGGCTACTTTATTTTTTAAAAGACCAGCATTAAACATTCAAGATAAAGAAGCTTTAATTTTGTCGTTTGAATTTACTCAGAATGGTTTGCTAGTAAAAATTATTTCCTGGTCTGATTTTTTTTGGTCTCTAATAAAGTAGGTATTTTCACTAGCTTTTAACATATTTTTAAAATCGGGAGTGCCTGACCCATATTTTTCAAAATAACCATTTCTCTTTTTAGTTAAATCACTATGATCTGGGGAAATTGCCGAAGCAGATAAAATCGCTTTTAATGCTATTAGTCTATTATCATCATTATCTAAATTTGGTTTTTCTCTTAGGAATGTTGATATTAAACCAGTGACAATAGGAGCCGCAAAACTAGTTCCGTTAACAAAATCATCCTTAAAATTATTAGTAACAGGATTATAAATCCGTCCGGGAGCGACGACTAAAGGTTTGGCCAATTCATAATATTTTTGGTCAGTTTTATAATTTGAATACTCAGCAATTTTGTTTTTGGCAATTTTTCAAGGCTCGGAATTATCATCAAGTGCGCCAACAACTATAGAATTTAAAGATAATTTTTTTTTATCTATTCAAGGGTGATCTACAATTTCCGCATTATTTCTTTCCATTGCACCGTTACCCGCTGAAAAAACGTTAATAACACCATATTTTCTTGCTAAAAAATCAAGAAAAAAGGCGTCTTCTTTATAATCGTAAAAATCTTCTCCTGTGGCCCCATAACTGTGATTTATTACCCTAACATTATTGGTTTCAACCATTCATTCAATTGCTTTTTGTCATTCGCCGTTAGTAGTAAATATAGACAAATAGGAAGTTGACTTGGTATCAATGCCCAGTTTACTACCTAATATTAATGATACTAAAGTTGAATGAAGTGGTTCGTCTTCATCATCCTTTGTTGTGATTGGTTTATTTCACTTATTAGTAGATCCCAAGTCGTTAATATGAAAGTTATTAGAATTAAAATAACTCATAAAATTATAGTTAAATTCATCCTTAACTTCAATTGCTCCAACTTTTGTTTGTGGTGTTTTATAAGTTGACTTATCCTTTTTAGCCTGTTCTTCAAAATTAACAATCTTAATATTTTTTGATAATGACTCTTTAAACTTGTCAATTGGGGTTTTAGGCAAATAATAGTTGTAACTATCTAGTTCATCATAATAACGAAGCCAACTTAAAGGCTTTATTTTTTTATCTCCTTCATTTTTATATACGATGTAACGACTAATTGACGAGTTTTCTATTGAATTTTTTACAAAAAACTCTCTATCATTTTCGGTATCAAAATAAAACCATACAATTGGCAATATTTTACTGCTCTTAGCTTCTTTGAATTTTAATCTTGATTTTTCTATTTTTTTAATAAATTCAAGATTAAAATTACTTATTTCATTAGGTTCAGTACTCAAGAAATTAGGGTTTAACAATAGTTTTAATTCGAATTGATTATCAAAATCATTAATTTTTGACGAGTTACTTAACTGTTTTGCAAAAGGCTCTCTTATATCGATTTTATTACTAAAATTTGAAGAATATCAATATTTTTTAGTATTAAAATTTATAAAAAAAGAGTGATATATTAAAAAAATTGATGGTCAAAACATCAATAATAAAATTATTTTTTTAAATTTTGCTAATTTCATTTTTCACACCTAATTAAAATTATTTATAAAAATTATAACATGTTTTGTACTTTTAATTTAATTATATTCATTTTATTATCACTTTAATTTTTTTATTGAAAACCCGAATTCTACTTTTAAATAAATATTTTATCATTATACTTTTATTAACAAATTATGACTAATAATCATGAGCTCTATTTATTAATAATTTTCAATTTTCTAAAAAATTTTAAAATTCTCACAATAAATTATTAACCTTTTGCCACATAAAATGAAATAAAATTGAGCTGAACCCTTAAAAGTTACTTATCATATAAAAGCCCAAGTTTTATATTAGGGAAATTATTTATCCAAAACTTTTACCTGAATTTCCCAGTTGCAAAGGTTTAGTTAAAAAGATGTCTTAAAAAAGGGCGTCTTTTTATTTTTTAAAAATTATTCATAACAATTTTTTTATATTCATCAT of Mesomycoplasma dispar contains these proteins:
- a CDS encoding S8 family serine peptidase, encoding MKLAKFKKIILLLVFLPSIFLIYHPFFINFITKKYWYASNFSNKIDIREPFAKQLSNSAKIDDFDNQFELKLLLNPNFLSTESKEISNFNLEFIKKIEKLRLKFKEVKSSKILPIVWFYFDTENDREFFVKNSIENSFISRYIVYKNEGDKKIKPLSWYRYNDPFLDSYNYYLPKTPIDNFKESLSKNIKIVNFEEQAKKDKSTYKTPQTKVGAIEVKDEFNYNFMSYFNSNNFHINDLGSTNKWNKPITTKDDEDEPLHSTLVSLILGSKLGIDTKSTSYLSIFTTNGEWQKAIEWMVETNNVRVINHSYGATGEDFYDYKENAFFLDFLARKYGVINVFSAGNGAMERNDGKIVDHPWIDDEKLSLNSIVVGALDGNSEPWKIAKNKIADYSNYKNDQKYYELAKPLVVAPGRIYNPVTNSSKDDFVSGTSFAAPIVTGLISTFLREKPNLDNDDNRLIALKAILSASAISPDHSDVTIKRSGYFEKYGSGTPDFKNMLKASENTYFIRDQKKSEQETIFTSKPFWVNSNDKIKASLSWMFNAGLLKNKVAAPNKSNYVSWWWFLTPFTSIGLPVAGAAAILDAKSKMNQHKNDFDKWSETHINSERLKLETTKENQNGDFVSDYDLYLQKLDSNNNWVDVSWSTSSKSNDELINFKAEKSGNYRLYVKKFKSVTFDNSVEDKLALSYLVHNEN
- a CDS encoding S8 family serine peptidase, with translation MKLAKLKKIILLLVFWPSIFLIYHSFLINFNTKKYWYASNFSNKVDIREPFAKQLSNSAKIDDFDNQFELKLLLNPNFLSTESKEISNFNLEFIKKIEKSRLKFKEAKTSKILPIVWFYFDTENDREFFVKNSIENSFISRYIVYKNEGDKKIKPLSWYRYNDELDGYNYYLPKTPIDKFKESLLKNIKIVNFEEQANKDKITYKSPQTKVGAIEVKNEFNFNYMGYFNSNNFHINDLGSIKKWNDVKDGKKEPYHSTLVSLILGSKLGIDTKSTSYLSIFTTNSQWQKAIEWMVETNNVRVINHSYGATGKDFYDYKENAFFLDFLARKYGVINVFSAGNGAREYSDEEYEDHPWIDDEKLSLNSIVVGALDDNSEPWKIAKNKIADYSNYKTGEQYNELAKPLVVAPGRIYNPVTNNFKDDFVNGTSFAAPIVTGLISTLLREKPNLDNDNNRVIALKAILSASAISPDHSDLTKKRNGYFEKYGSGTPDFKNMLKASENTYFIRDQKKSDQETIFTSKPFWVNSNDRIKASLSWMFNAGLLKNKVAAPNKSNYVSWWWFLTHFTSIGLPVAGAAAILDAKSKINQHKNDFDKWSETHINSERLKLKATKENQKGDFVSDYDLYLQKLDSNNNWVDVSWSTSIKSNDELIDFKAEKSGYYRLYIKKFKSVTFDNSVEDKLALSYLVNNEK
- a CDS encoding S8 family serine peptidase gives rise to the protein MKLAKFKKIILLLMFWPSIFLIYHSFFINFNTKKYWYSSNFSNKIDIREPFAKQLSNSSKINDFDNQFELKLLLNPNFLSTEPNEISNFNLEFIKKIEKSRLKFKEAKSSKILPIVWFYFDTENDREFFVKNSIENSSISRYIVYKNEGDKKIKPLSWLRYYDELDSYNYYLPKTPIDKFKESLSKNIKIVNFEEQAKKDKSTYKTPQTKVGAIEVKDEFNYNFMSYFNSNNFHINDLGSTNKWNKPITTKDDEDEPLHSTLVSLILGSKLGIDTKSTSYLSIFTTNGEWQKAIEWMVETNNVRVINHSYGATGEDFYDYKEDAFFLDFLARKYGVINVFSAGNGAMERNNAEIVDHPWIDKKKLSLNSIVVGALDDNSEPWKIAKNKIAEYSNYKTDQKYYELAKPLVVAPGRIYNPVTNNFKDDFVNGTSFAAPIVTGLISTFLREKPNLDNDDNRLIALKAILSASAISPDHSDLTKKRNGYFEKYGSGTPDFKNMLKASENTYFIRDQKKSDQEIIFTSKPFWVNSNDKIKASLSWMFNAGLLKNKVAAPNKSNYVSWWWFLTPFTSIGLPVAGAAAILDAKSKMNQHKNDFDKWSETHINSERLKLEATKENQKGDFISDYDLYLQKLDSNNNWVDVSWSTSSKSNDELINFKAEKSGYYRLYVKKFKSVTFDNSVEDKLALSYLVNNEN